TCCATTGAAAAACTTCTCCATCATCAAATTCCAAAGTCAAAACACCAACAGGATCAAGCTGAATTGAGCGACCCCAAAATTTGCTCTTTAGATTGCTATCTCCCCAAAATTTCCATCCTGTACCCTCACAATGACATGCAACAATCATGGGGTGGTGACTGACCTGACAAGAACAGTAAGCTTCTTGGCACAAGGAATTTTTGAAGAAAAACAAACTATCTTTACTAGGTAACACACCAGTGAGTCAGTATTAATGCAACAGCACATCAAGGTTTATTTCTCTGCCAAAACAGAAGACATCATCTTCTGGGGACTCCTGAGTCACATTTTTTGTTCTAGTGATTGATTGACTGCCCCAaaaatttgtttttaattatCATTTCTCCGTCTACTAAGGTTCATTATCTTAATGTTTTGTCTTCTCTAATCTCTGTtgtcttgaattttttttttttttatagtttgtcattatgaaaaaaaaaaaaaaactaacaaCCATTTTCTCAATGTTTTAGAACGGAATGGTGTCTAAACAAGCTagtaatagtaaaaaaaagaaCTTAGCTAATCTACCTTGGTGAAAaacaaggcatatacatctctCAAGACTCTCACATAACTTATCCAGGGAAAAAAAGCACCAGGGTATTGTCCAAACTTGAATCAGTTCGTCATATGTTTTTTACTATCAGGAAAAAGCTTCACCTTCTCAGAGAAAAATCGGAGGCCTTTATCTGGAAAGTCAGCCTCGTATGTTTCCCCTAATAATGGATTGAATGGCTTGCAAATTCTTCCCTCGGTTGAAGCATATCCAGATACAGCAAAAGCAGCAACATTAAGCATCCTCATAAGGCTATTACCCTGCGGCAGTTAAGAATGCAAATGTAccaaacatttaaaacaagagagagagagagagagagagagagagagagagagcggaAAAAATGAGTACTGTGATACCTTGATATTCATGAAGTACGCAAGAGAATCCCACAAGTACATACATTCTATCAAATTTAATAACAGCCCATATAGGTCGCAAGCAAGATGCATCTCACTACACATCTAATGTAACTAAAATTATGTGCAACTCAATAGAATTTAAGACATATGTATGTGCCCCAACATACATGCAAATGATACAACTTCTATATCTAAATGATGGACAATTTGAGAACCAAGTAAAATTTCATAAAAGAAACAGAACCTTGTTTAATGGAAGCAGAAGCTGTGAACTACTGATAAGTTGATGAAGCAAagacatgcataaaaattaatatactgTTTTTTGGATGAAGAACAAGAGAGGAAAATACAAATCTACTACAAGGAGACATACCCTTTTTCCCCATTCATATGCTCGGTCAAGGAGGTACGAGTAttccaaatcttcaaaacatttTTGTAGAGAAGAGAGAGGTTCATTAAAGTAAACTGGAAGACAAACTTTAGTGAGGTCCTTCCCAATATTATCCTTGATCATTGACCAAAGGCTAacacctttttctttttcgacTGGGTCAGGTAACTTCTTACGCCGCTTAACATGAGGATAGTCTTTCCCAACAGCTCTAATGGAAGGATCAATATCATCTTCTGATTCAAGAGCATAAAGCTCATCTTCATCAGAAGAGAAAGATGTTGTCCTCAAATCAGATCCACTACTTTTGAAGGAAGATGATGATAGAAAGTCACGAGTATCGAAGAAGGTATTTTCATCATCATCAGTTTCTTCTTCTGCAGCATGAACTCCCTCATTCTCATCATCAGATTCAGTTGCACTTGCTTCTGAAAGGAaaaccaaaaattttaaaaacatcaTCTAGGATTCTATAACATAGCCAAGATGCTAAGCATGGATAAATGGGACTACTTATATGCATGATTAACATTAAAAATGAAGGAGAATTCAATGATAAGGGGGAAAACCATTATGCAATTATCCTGTCAACAAGTAACCAGCAAGGAAACTTCAAATGTAGAGAGATGAAACAATATGCATTTTGGGTGAACACAGCATCAAGTTTAGATCTCAACACAACAAATATAGAGGGATGAAACAATATCCATCTTGAGTCAGCATGAGGTTCAGATCTTAACACAGCAACCACCTAAATCCGGTATGTCGTCTACAAATGCTCTCAGATTCCAAGTTGCACCACCTTGGACACTTCTAACAAAAGAAGTTGCAGATCCAATTAAATAGCATATACAAGCTTTAAGTTAGTTGTACTACATAActaggtgaatttttttttctttttttaaagaaaagcaTGGGCTGGTTCAATCTGGCATGGGTCATTAATattgttttgaaatttttttaaaattgcacCAGAATTGGTCCAGAAACGTATTGGAACATATCCATTTTGCACTGGATCTGCGTAAAACTTGGTCGAACCATGAAGCCAGCTGAATTAGCAGTTCCAGCCCAAAACTGACCCTTGGCTAGGTCTAGTGAGAACCCTAGGAAGATACCCATGTCTTTTCCACTAGTAAATTTCAGCAGGCGAACTCAATCAAGTTTGCCAAATTTCAGCAGGCAAACTCAATCAAGCTTGCTGAGCTTGTAAATTATAGGTTCACACATTTATTGAGAAGTCCATACCATAATGGAAAGTAAAATAAACACTTGCAATTAAACAATTTCACTGTAAACCACTTACCACTGGACAAGATTTGTCTTAACATAGAAGGCGCTCCTTGAT
This is a stretch of genomic DNA from Manihot esculenta cultivar AM560-2 chromosome 2, M.esculenta_v8, whole genome shotgun sequence. It encodes these proteins:
- the LOC110609090 gene encoding oxysterol-binding protein-related protein 1C isoform X3, whose translation is MLRQILSSEASATESDDENEGVHAAEEETDDDENTFFDTRDFLSSSSFKSSGSDLRTTSFSSDEDELYALESEDDIDPSIRAVGKDYPHVKRRKKLPDPVEKEKGVSLWSMIKDNIGKDLTKVCLPVYFNEPLSSLQKCFEDLEYSYLLDRAYEWGKRGNSLMRMLNVAAFAVSGYASTEGRICKPFNPLLGETYEADFPDKGLRFFSEKVSHHPMIVACHCEGTGWKFWGDSNLKSKFWGRSIQLDPVGVLTLEFDDGEVFQWSKVTTSIYNLILGKLYCDHYGTMRIEGNREYSCKLKFKEQSIIDRNPHQVHGTVQDGKGKRVATLFGKWDESMHYMNDDCPVKGSLKDARVLWKRSKPPKFPTRYNLTRFAITLNELTPGLKEKLPPTDSRLRPDQRYLENGEFEMANSEKLRLEQRQRQARKMQERGWKPQWFEKDKGSDSYRYIGGYWEARQQGNWESCPDIFGQVPNDQLLD
- the LOC110609090 gene encoding oxysterol-binding protein-related protein 1C isoform X4 codes for the protein MLRQILSSASATESDDENEGVHAAEEETDDDENTFFDTRDFLSSSSFKSSGSDLRTTSFSSDEDELYALESEDDIDPSIRAVGKDYPHVKRRKKLPDPVEKEKGVSLWSMIKDNIGKDLTKVCLPVYFNEPLSSLQKCFEDLEYSYLLDRAYEWGKRGNSLMRMLNVAAFAVSGYASTEGRICKPFNPLLGETYEADFPDKGLRFFSEKVSHHPMIVACHCEGTGWKFWGDSNLKSKFWGRSIQLDPVGVLTLEFDDGEVFQWSKVTTSIYNLILGKLYCDHYGTMRIEGNREYSCKLKFKEQSIIDRNPHQVHGTVQDGKGKRVATLFGKWDESMHYMNDDCPVKGSLKDARVLWKRSKPPKFPTRYNLTRFAITLNELTPGLKEKLPPTDSRLRPDQRYLENGEFEMANSEKLRLEQRQRQARKMQERGWKPQWFEKDKGSDSYRYIGGYWEARQQGNWESCPDIFGQVPNDQLLD